The window CTCGTAGGCGGCGTCGTCGGGGGTGCGTGCGCGTCAGGCGGCGCACTCCACGCAGATCGGTCCGAGCTTCGTCTCGTGGTCGATCTGCGAGCGGTGCTTCACCAGGAAACAGTTCACGCAGGTGAACTCGTCCGCCTGGGGAGGCAGCACGACGACGTCCAGGTCGAGGTCGGAGAGGTCGGCGCCGGGCAGCTCGTACCCACCTGGGTTGTCGGCGTCCTCGACGTCCACGACACCCGACATCTTGTCCGGGACACGCTCCTTGAGGGCCTCGATCGACTCGGAGTCGTCCTCGGTCTTCCGCGGTGCGTCGTAATCCGTTGCCATGCCCATCCACTTCTCGTCATAACGGCCGATTCTCGCAATCGGCGGCCATAGTTTGCATCAATCACCCCTGAATAGCAAAACCACTCCAGGGGCCTCTCAGCGATTGCTCGGTGTGCAACTTCCGGCACGCCCGCGGTATTCCCCGGAATGCCTTCCGTCGC is drawn from Leifsonia shinshuensis and contains these coding sequences:
- a CDS encoding DUF4193 domain-containing protein — protein: MATDYDAPRKTEDDSESIEALKERVPDKMSGVVDVEDADNPGGYELPGADLSDLDLDVVVLPPQADEFTCVNCFLVKHRSQIDHETKLGPICVECAA